The Thermodesulfobacteriota bacterium genome segment TAAGAATTTTATTGATCATACCGTGCACGCACAAGTTAATGATTTTAAAGGTTTGCCAATAGTAATTAGTTTTAATCCTGCGGTTGATAAACTTGTTCGCCAAATTTTTGTAAAACAAAAACAAAATCCCCGCTATGATTATATGAGCAACGAGCAGAAAGAAATTGATAAATTGGTTTATGAAATGTACGGCTTGAACGCCGAAGATATTCGCGAAGTGGAAACTTGGTATGCCCGCCGATATCCAAAATTGGCGAGATTTTGCGAAGTGTAAAAAACAGATTGACCAGATGGTCTATAACCTCTATGAGCTGACAGAAGATGAGATAAAGATTGTGGAGGGGAAGGGGTAACAATGCAAATTAAATATTCAAAGCACATTGAGGCAAGGATTGTCATGAGAAAGATTGAATACAGCCTGCCAAAAGAAATCTTCAAAAATGCAGAAGAGCGATTCATAGATGCAGAAACAGGGCATACAATAGCTGTTAAGAAGGCAGTATTATATGGAAAAGAAAGAGATATAATGGTAGCATATAGATATGAAGATATAGATGTTAAGCTATTAACTATACATCCCTTAAAAGAAGGACAAAAAGAAAACCGAGTTAAATCAGGAAGATGGAGGAAAATCTAATGGACGATTTCAAGGTTTTTTATGATGAAGAAGAGGATATCCTTTACCTTGCAAAAGAAGGTGAGGAAGCCGAAGTTGTAGAAGTATCTCCGGGTGTGAATATGGAACTTGACAGTAACGGTAATCTTATGGGTATTGAACTCTTCAAAGCCTCTCATATGTTTAAAAATGTTCTTAAACCAATGGAGAAGAAACTTCAATTTGCATAACTGCTGCCCCCAAATCCTCACTGCCCAAAAGAAAGACCCCAATACCTACACATCGGCACTGGAAAGGCAGATTGACTAGATGGTCTATAACCTCTATGGGCTGACAGAAGATGAGATAAAGATTGTGGAGGGGAAAAGATGAAATATAACCCTGATATTCTGACATTCACCACCACCGTTCTATACGATTAAAAGGATATGATTATTCAAAGGCAGGGGCATATTTTGTAACGATATGCACACAAAACAGGGAATGTTTGTTAGGCGATGCAGTAGATGGTGAAATGAGATTGAACGAAATGGGTAAAAGAATAATGGCATGTTGGCAGGGAATACCTGAACATTTTAGAGATGTTGAAATTGAGGAATTTATTGTAATGCCAAATCATGTTCATGGGATTATTGTTATAAATCATATGTAGGGGCGCAATTTATTGCGCCCGATAGAACAGATACGTCATTACAGGGGAATCAGGACGTGATGAATCAGGGAGATGGATGAAGTTTACAAAAAATGATCGAAGCCTTTTTTTTCAACTGTGTATCTCTTCCCACTATCATCTAAAACCGTAATCCCTTCCTCTGGTTCTACAATCTCTCCAATATGGGTAACCTTAGTCTTAAATCTGTTTTTCATCCTGTTAAATAAGTTAATATTACCCTTATCAACGGTGAATAAAAGCTCATAGTCCTCTCCGCCACCGAGGGCTAAATCTATTGGTCTGTCGGTAAATTCACGGGAGACCTTTTGAAAGGCTTCCGAAGCAGGGAGTTTTTCCAACCAGATTTTTGCCCCCACTTTGCTTTGTTCACAGATATGCCCAAGGTCAGAGATAAGACCGTCGCTAATATCAATCATGGCCGAGGCAATGCGGTTCTCTGCAATCAACCTGCCTTCGGCTACCCTGGGAGTGGGGTTACAGTGCCTTTCCACTAAATCCTTAAATCTTTCCTCAATCCTGGATAGTTCTTTTCTATTCATGAGAATTTCAAACCCCAGAGCCGAATCTCCCAGCGTCCCCGTTACAAATACTTGATCTCCAACATGGGCATTATCACGATAGATTACATTGCCAGGAAAGGCTTCTCCCAGTAAAGTAATGTTAATGTTGAGCTTTTCTGGAGAAAAAGAGGTGTCGCCACCAACGACATGAGTTTGGAAGGAATTAGCGGTCTCCTTAATGCCATCTGCAAATTCATCGATAAATTCTACAGATATCTTTGGGGGAATGGCAAGGGAGACCAAGAAGAACTTTGGGGTTCCTCCCATAGCAGCGATATCACTAATATTAACTGCCAGGGACTTCTTTCCTAAATTATATGCAGATATAAACCTCAGGTCAAAATGAACATCTTCAATAAGGGAATCACTGGTGGAGAGCAGTAATCTTCCTTTTTGAATCTCAATAGCACAGGCATCATCGCCTATACCTTTAATGATATCTTGATGGGGGAAAGCGAGCTTAGTTTTTATTCTCTCTATCAGCCCGAATTCTCCCACCTCTTTGATTTCCAACTCTACTTCCCTTTAGAAGCGCTGCCTCTAGCACGTCATCCATCTTTTTAGCGAAAACAAAAGTAATCTTCTTTTTTATGTAGTTAGGGATATCATCCAGGTCTTTCCTGTTTCTCTCAG includes the following:
- a CDS encoding DUF2283 domain-containing protein, coding for MDDFKVFYDEEEDILYLAKEGEEAEVVEVSPGVNMELDSNGNLMGIELFKASHMFKNVLKPMEKKLQFA
- the thiL gene encoding thiamine-phosphate kinase; the protein is MEIKEVGEFGLIERIKTKLAFPHQDIIKGIGDDACAIEIQKGRLLLSTSDSLIEDVHFDLRFISAYNLGKKSLAVNISDIAAMGGTPKFFLVSLAIPPKISVEFIDEFADGIKETANSFQTHVVGGDTSFSPEKLNINITLLGEAFPGNVIYRDNAHVGDQVFVTGTLGDSALGFEILMNRKELSRIEERFKDLVERHCNPTPRVAEGRLIAENRIASAMIDISDGLISDLGHICEQSKVGAKIWLEKLPASEAFQKVSREFTDRPIDLALGGGEDYELLFTVDKGNINLFNRMKNRFKTKVTHIGEIVEPEEGITVLDDSGKRYTVEKKGFDHFL